The stretch of DNA CCCGCGAACCGCCGCGCGCCGGTCCCAAACTTCGAGAACGGTTTCGGCCGCAACATCCATGTGCGCTTGGGTGTAGACGCGTCGCGGAAGTGCGATCCGCACCAACTCGAGCGCGGGGCGGCGGTGATCGCCCGACGCCGGATCACGGCCGGCGGACACGATCCCCCGCTCCATTGTGCGCACCCCTCCCTCAAGGTAGAT from Actinomycetota bacterium encodes:
- a CDS encoding beta-eliminating lyase-related protein, coding for IYLEGGVRTMERGIVSAGRDPASGDHRRPALELVRIALPRRVYTQAHMDVAAETVLEVWDRRAAVRGLEMVFEPKYLRFFQARFRPR